The Gemmatimonas aurantiaca sequence AGGCAGCGTCTTCGTACAACGGGATCGCCGGTGTACACAACACGTCGACATGGTCGACGGAAGCGCCGTATGGCGCCGCGCTCTTCACGGGTGTTTCGGGGCTCTATTCCAACAACGGCAACAGCCTGTCGCTGGCGGGATCGAACGGAGCCGGGTATACCGCCCAGCTCTTCGGCGACGGACTGTATGCGGCATCCGCACGGGCGAGCGTGGTACCGGAGCCGTCCACGGTGACGCTGCTCGTGGCGGGGCTGGCAGCCATCGCCATGGCCGCGCGCCGTCGGCGTGCGTGAACAACGGGACGGGCGGTGCGGCCGGGTCGCTTCCACGCGGAGGCGACCCGGTTTCGTTTGGGGCTCTGGCCTCTGGGATCTGACCACTGGCCTCTGGCGTCTGGGTCAGATTGTCAGACAGGGTCAGAGGTGAGAGATCAGCCGGTCAGAACTGAGACGGCGATCGAATTGAGAGATCAGACAACCACGAGGTCAGAAATCTGAGCGCTGGCGGCGACGACCGTTCGTGCGCGCCACCGGCTGCGGGCCGGGCGCCCGCAGGGTCCTCGGGGCGCGAAGCGCCCCGCAAAACGCCGAGCCCTCGCGTCAGCACCCCACCTGCGGGCGAAGTGCTCAGACCTCTCATCTCGTTGTTATCTGATTTCTCAATTCGATCGCCGTCTCAGTTCTGACCGGCTGATCTCTCACCTCTGACCCTGTCTGACAATCTGACGCCAGAGGCCAGAACTCAAATGACATTCCGCTCCAGCAGCGGCCTCCCTTCCCCAATTCTCGTCACGCGAAACGGCGTCAGGTCGAGCGTCTGATATCTGCCCGTCGCAATCAGTTCGGCCAGACCCCGGCCAACGACCGGCGCCTGCTGCAGCCCGTGTCCCGAAAATCCGCACGCCACGAAGACATTCGCGAATGGCGGGAGCGCGCCCACCAATCCGTTGTGGTCGAAGTCGTTCATCTCGTAGTAGCCCGCCCACGACGACGTCACCCGCAATGCGTCGAATGCGGGCACACGATGCGCGAGGGCCGGCCAGATGTGTTCGTCGAAGAGGCTGTGATCGACGCGATCGAGCGGGACATCATCGGCGTCCACGCGCGGAGGCGCGCCGCAGAGAAAACGGCCCGGTTCCGCTTCCGGCCTGAACCACACGCCACTGGGATCGATCAGCAGGGGCGCATCGGGCAGCGCCACGTCGGCTTCGATGGCAAAAACATCCCGTTTGCGCGCATGCACGGGAAGCGGCGCGCCGAGCAGATGGGTGACATGCCCCGACCACGCTCCCGCCGTCACCACCACCTCGTCCGCTTCGAATACCCGTCCTGTCGCATCGTGAATGGTGCGAACGTGTGCATCGTCCTGTGTGAAGCGCACCACATTCGCCTCGACGAACTGCGCGCCCGCCTCGATCGCGGCGCGGCGGAATGCCTGCATGGCCGCATAGCCGTCGAACCAACCCTCACCACTGGTGGGCGTGGAAAGCCCGAGCGATCCGAGCTCCAGATCATTCACGTGCAGCCACGGGAAACGCGCCGAGAGCGCCGCCGGATCGAGCAGGGCGGTGTGCACGGCGTGCTGTTGCTGCAGGGCATGTTGTTCACGAAGCACCGTCGCGCCCTCGGCAGTGGCCGACAGGTAGAGATATCCCGGTTCCACGAGACCGATGCGGGGCTGCTCGCCCGCCACCGCGAGCTGCGCACCGATGGCACGATAGAACAGCAGACTTTCCTGCGACACGCGGATGTTGATGGCGGTGGAGAACTGCTGCCGGATCGCGCACGCGGACCGTGCGCTGGATGCCAGCGCATAGGACATATCGCGCTCGAGCACGACGGCCCGGATCCCGTGTGTGTGTGCCAGAAACCATGCGGTTGCCGAGCCCATCACCCCGCCGCCAACGATCACCACCCGCCGGTCCGTCCGCCGATCCATACCCACTCCCGTCGTCGAAAAAATCCATCGGAATCCGCTCGTCGCGCTGCTGCGCATGGCGGCGCGATGTAGAATCGTGTCATGCCGGTCCAGAGACATGAAACGTCCGGAACGTCCGTGGCACGTCCATGACCCATTCGCCTGGAGGCAACCTGCTGCAGCATTGCACGGCTGACCAGATCCACGCCCAGCTCGATTGGCCGACGCTCGCCGCGACGCTGACCGCCGCGTTCATCCATCCGCCGGCGGTGCCGACACGGCATGCGCACACCCTGCGGCCACCCGGAACCAGCACCGCCGGCGGGGGTCCCGATGCGGGCCCCGATGCCAACGGCAAAACAGCCGCCGACATACTGCTGCTCATGCCGGCATGGAACACACGCTACATCGGCCTCAAGCTCGTGACCGTCATTCCCGACGCGCCACGACATGGCGGGCGAACGGTCGACGCCAGCTATCTGCTGCTCGATCGGGCCACCGGGGCGCCGCGCCTGCTGCTCGACGGTGAGGCTCTCACGGTACGGCGGACCGCCGCGACCTCGGCGGTGGCGGCCAGGGCGCTGGCACGTCCCGGCGCGCACACGCTACTGGTGGTGGGCACGGGACGCCTCGCCCCGTGGATGGCCCGGGCGCACTGTGCCTTGCAGCCGACGATCCGCCAGGTCCTCGTCTGGGGCCGCGATCCCGCGCGGGCCGCGGCGACTGCCGCGGAGGTTGCCGGTCAGTTGCGGGCCGATTCGCAGGTCGACTCGCAGGTCGGGCATGGCGGGATGCGTCATCACATGCCGGCCGTGGAATCGGTGGAATCGCTCGAATCGGCGTGCCGCAGGGCCCACATCATCACCTGCGCCACCACGGCCTCGACCCCGGTGATACAGGGCGCCTGGCTGGAGCCCGGCGTCCATCTCGATCTGGTGGGCGCCTTCACGCCCGACATGCGGGAGGTCGACGACCTGGCGGTCCAGCGGGCCCAGGTCTTCGTGGACGACTATCCTGCGGCGCTGCGCGAAGCCGGAGATCTCGTCCAGCCACTGGCGAGTGGCGCCATCGATCGCGATCATCTGCGGGCCGACCTCGGGGAACTCCTCCGCGGCACGCGTCCGGGCCGACGGACACCCGATGACATCACCCTCTTCAAGTCGGTGGGTCACGCGCTCGAAGACCTCGCGGCCGCGGCCCTGATCTTCGAGCGTCTGGCCATTCCGAATCCCACGTGACCTCACGTTTGCTCTCCCGCGTGAATTCCCGTGAATTCCCGTGAATCCCTCACGAATCCCACGACCATGTCGCCGGCCCCACGGTTCCCTGCACGCGCCGCCTCCCGGCTCCGACCGGTTCTGACCCGTACGCTCATC is a genomic window containing:
- a CDS encoding FAD-binding oxidoreductase; amino-acid sequence: MDRRTDRRVVIVGGGVMGSATAWFLAHTHGIRAVVLERDMSYALASSARSACAIRQQFSTAINIRVSQESLLFYRAIGAQLAVAGEQPRIGLVEPGYLYLSATAEGATVLREQHALQQQHAVHTALLDPAALSARFPWLHVNDLELGSLGLSTPTSGEGWFDGYAAMQAFRRAAIEAGAQFVEANVVRFTQDDAHVRTIHDATGRVFEADEVVVTAGAWSGHVTHLLGAPLPVHARKRDVFAIEADVALPDAPLLIDPSGVWFRPEAEPGRFLCGAPPRVDADDVPLDRVDHSLFDEHIWPALAHRVPAFDALRVTSSWAGYYEMNDFDHNGLVGALPPFANVFVACGFSGHGLQQAPVVGRGLAELIATGRYQTLDLTPFRVTRIGEGRPLLERNVI
- a CDS encoding hypothetical protein (catalyzes the formation of L-proline from L-ornithine), with the translated sequence MTHSPGGNLLQHCTADQIHAQLDWPTLAATLTAAFIHPPAVPTRHAHTLRPPGTSTAGGGPDAGPDANGKTAADILLLMPAWNTRYIGLKLVTVIPDAPRHGGRTVDASYLLLDRATGAPRLLLDGEALTVRRTAATSAVAARALARPGAHTLLVVGTGRLAPWMARAHCALQPTIRQVLVWGRDPARAAATAAEVAGQLRADSQVDSQVGHGGMRHHMPAVESVESLESACRRAHIITCATTASTPVIQGAWLEPGVHLDLVGAFTPDMREVDDLAVQRAQVFVDDYPAALREAGDLVQPLASGAIDRDHLRADLGELLRGTRPGRRTPDDITLFKSVGHALEDLAAAALIFERLAIPNPT